Proteins from one Kiloniellales bacterium genomic window:
- a CDS encoding phasin family protein translates to MAVRKSTAAKKPRAAARSTQKKTETVVAAGTEVAQSVVDAGVETVEAAVKTGTEAAAQNVERAVTTTNAQVKKASKAMFAGYGDFSAMSQENIDAVVKAGQIMAVGMESVSRELMSFAKAHAEANAAAATKMFSAKTMQEAIDLQNAYARESFDKAVAETGKLTEMSVKFATDAFAPIQSRVNVTVEKLLKPTAV, encoded by the coding sequence ATGGCCGTCAGGAAGAGCACCGCCGCGAAGAAGCCCAGGGCCGCGGCGCGGAGCACCCAGAAGAAGACCGAGACTGTCGTAGCGGCGGGCACCGAGGTGGCGCAGAGCGTCGTCGACGCCGGCGTCGAGACCGTCGAGGCCGCCGTTAAGACCGGCACTGAAGCCGCCGCTCAGAACGTGGAGCGGGCGGTGACGACTACCAACGCGCAGGTCAAGAAGGCCTCCAAGGCGATGTTCGCCGGCTATGGCGACTTCTCGGCCATGAGCCAGGAGAACATCGACGCCGTGGTCAAGGCCGGGCAGATCATGGCCGTCGGCATGGAGAGCGTGAGCCGCGAGCTGATGAGCTTCGCCAAGGCCCATGCCGAGGCCAACGCTGCCGCGGCGACCAAGATGTTCAGCGCCAAGACCATGCAGGAAGCCATCGACCTGCAGAACGCCTACGCGCGCGAGAGCTTCGACAAGGCGGTCGCGGAGACCGGCAAGCTGACCGAGATGTCGGTCAAGTTCGCCACTGACGCCTTCGCGCCGATTCAGAGCCGCGTCAACGTCACGGTCGAGAAGCTGCTGAAGCCGACCGCCGTCTGA